The region AGCGGGGCTACGATGCCCTGTTTTCCAACTCGGTGATCGAGCATGTCGGAGGCTGGGCGGAGATGGCGCGTATGGCGGCGTGGTTTGAGGGCTTTGATGGCCCGTATTTTGTGCAAACGCCGAACCTTTGGTTTCCGATTGAGCCGCATTTTCGCACGCCGTTCTTTGGGTTATTGCCGTATGGCGTTCGGGTGTTGCTGGTGCGCTGCTTCCATCTGGGCTGTTACCGGCGGGCGCGCACGTGGGCGGAGGCGCGGGCGAAGGTGGACACGACGCGGCTGCTCACGGCGGGCGAAATGCGGCGTTTGTTCCCGAAGGCGACGCTGGTGCGGGAGAAGGTGTACGGGCTGACCAAGTCGATCTACGCGCATACGTTTCCCGATCGGTGATGCGGCGGTGATGCCCGGTTGTCCGGCGGTATGGTGCGCGCGCGGGCGGATTGGGTATACTGCCCGGGCATTCGGGGCGGGTGCGCGGGCATCCCGGGCCGGATGGAGGCATCGGGAGGCGCGATCGCCGCAGCCGGGAAGAAACGCGAGGCAATGCAACTTACACAGAGACAGGAGGCGCTGATTGCGCGGCGCCTGCGGGAGATGGGCGCCGAGCTGGACGCCGGCCTGGCGCCGTCCGCGCGGCAGGAGCGCCTGCGCGAGATTCAGCTGGGGATCTACCGCGAGCTGGAAGGGCTGCAGCGGCCCGCCCTCAGCGACGAGGACGTGTTGTCCGTCTTGCGGCGTCCGCCGCGCGGGGACATCCGGGTTGGGGCTTCGGCTCCCGGGCCGATTTCCGGCGCGGTGTGGCTCGGGGTGTGCGCGCACAACGCCGCGCGCTTCGGGGCCGAGCCATGGATGGCCCGGGCCGCCGCGTTCGCGCTCGGGCTGCTCGTGGGCCCACTTGCGCTGCTTTGCTATCTGGTCGGTTATGCGGAATGGTATTTTAATACACCGGAGAAAGCGCGGCCCGCGATCGACTGGCTGGCGGTGGCGCGGCGTTCCGCGGGGCCGATTGTGGCGCTGGTGCTGTTGCGCTGGGGCGGCGGGAAGGCGGAGTCGCTGATCTCGTACGGGTATGAACGGATCGCCGGGGGGCCTGTTCCGCCGCTCGGGTCGTGGGCCTGGCTCCAGTTTTACGAGGGCGCGGCGTTCTACCTGGTGTTTTTGTCTGTCCTGCCGCTCGGCGTGTTGAGCGGGCTCCCGCTGGCGAATGCCTGGGGCCACAGCCTCAAGCGGCTCGCGCAGGCGCTGGTGGCGCTGTATGGCGTGCTGGTCTGCTTCGGGCTGGCGTCGATCCTCGCCGGCGTTATCCTCGATCGCGTCGAGGTCTACCTCCAGTAGCGCGGTGCGCGATTACTGGGAGAGCACGGCCACGGACCGCGCGCGGCATTCGAAGGCGCTGTTCTGGGCCGGGGCCGCGGCGGCGTCGAGATAGCGATCGCGGGGGGCGTCCTGGCCGGTATCGATGCGTGTGTTCCACGAACCCGGGGGCAGCCGGAAGGTGATGTCTTCCTCGGTGTTGTTGAACATGAGGTACAGCGCGACACCGCC is a window of Candidatus Hydrogenedentota bacterium DNA encoding:
- a CDS encoding class I SAM-dependent methyltransferase, with translation MNPYRKRRIQLFESLVSRLNAEPIRILDVGGEMAFWKDTEFWDNPKYQITVSNIGREEEERAYLAQHGPSNIDWLYADATDLGPALERGYDALFSNSVIEHVGGWAEMARMAAWFEGFDGPYFVQTPNLWFPIEPHFRTPFFGLLPYGVRVLLVRCFHLGCYRRARTWAEARAKVDTTRLLTAGEMRRLFPKATLVREKVYGLTKSIYAHTFPDR